One window of Anaerolineales bacterium genomic DNA carries:
- a CDS encoding NUDIX hydrolase: protein MPSFEFLRSEILMKGRAFTIRRDYLKTPDGRETKFEIVEHGGSVVLVPVDPEGNLLFVRQYRHAAGMDMLELPAGTRDGDEPFEECAAREIREETGMEAGTLKHVGSFYLAPGYSTEYMSVFLATDLKHNPLEADDDEFLTVEKIPVLEALRMAERGDVPDAKSLAALLMARPYLG, encoded by the coding sequence ATGCCATCCTTTGAATTCCTGCGCTCCGAAATCCTCATGAAGGGACGCGCCTTCACCATCCGCCGCGATTATTTGAAAACGCCCGACGGGCGCGAGACGAAATTCGAGATCGTCGAGCACGGCGGCTCTGTGGTCCTCGTTCCCGTGGATCCCGAAGGCAACCTTCTCTTCGTCCGGCAATACCGCCACGCCGCAGGCATGGACATGCTCGAACTGCCCGCCGGAACCCGGGATGGCGACGAACCCTTTGAAGAATGCGCCGCGCGCGAGATCCGCGAAGAGACCGGCATGGAAGCGGGAACGCTGAAACATGTCGGCTCGTTCTACCTCGCGCCGGGTTATTCCACTGAATACATGAGCGTTTTTTTGGCGACGGACTTAAAACACAATCCGCTCGAAGCGGACGACGATGAATTTTTAACCGTGGAAAAGATACCCGTCCTGGAAGCACTGCGCATGGCGGAACGCGGCGATGTGCCGGATGCCAAGTCTCTGGCGGCGTTATTGATGGCTAGACCGTATCTGGGATGA
- a CDS encoding LysM peptidoglycan-binding domain-containing protein, producing the protein MIQNHRKALTISMLTIASLVVSACERSISEAPVETATPIPTGLFVSPNAPIENPMEMIEQFAKQTEAAQTAAAGGGSTPETTGTPATATADSAGLTATVTPTATLSAGTPTNANAVAVTTSAPPVGTPIPPGSRPSSYTLQKGEWPWCIARRFDVDPYAMLQASGLTVSQGESLSTGTQLIIPASAGAFPGPRNLKAHPASYTVASGDETVGSIACAFGDVDPNAIISANSLGSSPRLTVGQVLQIP; encoded by the coding sequence ATGATTCAAAATCATCGCAAGGCATTGACGATCTCGATGCTTACGATCGCGTCGCTGGTCGTCTCTGCCTGTGAACGCTCCATCTCAGAGGCGCCAGTGGAAACAGCCACGCCGATCCCGACGGGGTTGTTCGTCTCGCCGAATGCGCCCATCGAGAACCCGATGGAGATGATCGAACAATTTGCAAAACAGACCGAAGCCGCGCAGACAGCCGCCGCCGGGGGCGGGAGTACTCCCGAAACGACTGGCACGCCCGCAACCGCAACAGCCGACTCTGCGGGCTTGACTGCCACAGTGACACCGACAGCGACATTGAGCGCGGGGACACCCACCAACGCAAATGCAGTCGCTGTGACGACATCCGCGCCGCCGGTTGGAACTCCCATCCCGCCCGGTTCGCGTCCGTCCTCTTACACGCTGCAAAAGGGTGAATGGCCCTGGTGCATCGCGCGGCGTTTCGATGTGGATCCGTATGCCATGCTTCAAGCCAGCGGTTTGACGGTCTCTCAGGGTGAAAGCCTTTCCACCGGTACGCAATTGATCATCCCTGCCAGCGCTGGCGCTTTCCCCGGACCTCGAAACTTGAAAGCGCATCCTGCTTCTTATACGGTCGCATCGGGAGATGAAACCGTGGGGAGCATTGCATGTGCGTTCGGCGACGTGGACCCGAACGCCATCATTAGCGCAAACAGTCTCGGCTCGTCCCCCAGGTTGACGGTCGGGCAGGTTCTGCAGATTCCGTAA